Proteins from one Bacteroides zhangwenhongii genomic window:
- a CDS encoding GGGtGRT protein, protein MIREVKFESQDRRMKGIIEALNANGIKDIEEANAICEAAGLDPYKTCEETQPICFENAKWAYVVGTAIALKKNCTNAAEAAEAIGIGLQAFCIPGSVADDRKVGIGHGNLAAMLLREETKCFAFLAGHESFAAAEGAIKIAAKADKVRKEPLRCILNGLGKDAAQIISRINGFTYVQTQFDYFTGELKVVREIAYSDGPRAKVKCYGADDVREGVAIMWKEGVDVSITGNSTNPTRFQHPVAGTYKKERVLAGKPYFSVASGGGTGRTLHPDNMAAGPASYGMTDTMGRMHSDAQFAGSSSVPAHVEMMGFLGIGNNPMVGCTVACAVDVATALSK, encoded by the coding sequence ATGATTAGAGAAGTAAAATTCGAAAGCCAAGACCGTCGTATGAAAGGCATTATCGAAGCCTTGAACGCTAACGGCATCAAAGATATCGAAGAAGCTAACGCAATCTGCGAAGCTGCCGGACTTGATCCTTATAAAACGTGTGAAGAAACTCAGCCTATCTGTTTTGAAAACGCAAAATGGGCTTATGTAGTAGGTACTGCTATCGCTCTAAAGAAGAACTGCACAAATGCTGCTGAAGCTGCTGAAGCTATCGGTATCGGTCTGCAAGCATTCTGTATTCCGGGTTCTGTAGCTGACGACCGTAAGGTTGGTATCGGTCATGGTAACCTGGCTGCTATGTTGCTGCGCGAAGAAACTAAATGTTTCGCTTTCCTGGCAGGTCACGAATCTTTCGCTGCTGCTGAAGGTGCTATCAAAATCGCTGCAAAAGCAGACAAAGTACGTAAAGAACCGTTGCGTTGCATCCTGAACGGTCTTGGAAAAGACGCTGCTCAGATCATCTCTCGTATCAATGGCTTTACTTATGTTCAGACTCAATTCGATTACTTTACAGGTGAACTGAAAGTTGTTCGCGAAATCGCTTACTCTGACGGTCCTCGTGCAAAAGTAAAATGCTATGGTGCTGACGACGTTCGCGAAGGTGTAGCTATCATGTGGAAAGAAGGTGTAGACGTATCTATCACAGGTAACTCTACTAACCCGACTCGCTTCCAACACCCGGTTGCTGGTACTTACAAGAAAGAACGTGTTCTTGCAGGCAAACCTTATTTCTCAGTAGCTTCCGGTGGTGGTACAGGTCGTACTCTTCACCCGGATAACATGGCTGCCGGGCCAGCTTCATACGGCATGACTGACACGATGGGTCGTATGCACAGTGACGCTCAATTCGCTGGTTCTTCATCAGTTCCTGCTCACGTAGAAATGATGGGATTCCTGGGAATTGGTAACAACCCGATGGTAGGTTGTACAGTAGCTTGTGCGGTTGACGTAGCTACTGCTTTGAGCAAGTAA